A genomic region of Hippoglossus hippoglossus isolate fHipHip1 chromosome 8, fHipHip1.pri, whole genome shotgun sequence contains the following coding sequences:
- the LOC117766408 gene encoding protein phosphatase 1 regulatory subunit 29: protein MQGASTTPILLILPSLLFFSYLPNMASGDCWLIEGDKGYVWLAICSQNQPPYETIPQHINNTVHDLRLNENKLKAVLFSSMYRFTNLTDLNLTKNEISYIEDGTFAGQANLQVLQLGYNKLTNLTEGMMRGLGRMQCLFLQHNLIEVISSNAFWECPSLSSIDLSSNKLARIDPSTFTVLMRLMVCELAANPFHCGCDLYSFLTWLESFNNVTHTYDRLQCETPREMLGYPLLSPIAAGHAGRNAKNILNHHCRDGVMIPGMTSLPPDMDGSSGMGPEMFGGAGPYHQPTTSSSSTELSVPSIKLHHVSLSSASLLVQIPRPYSKMYILTQYNQTFVSDVMNLKNKKEMITLNKLKPHNNYTFCVGSIRNSQRYNHTCLQFSTRAQNQDDMLPTPSTTTHYIMTIVGCLFGMLIVLGFVYYCLRKKRRHDEKKKSICVKKTILEMRYGPEVAAAVGNDPSAVHKLQEQSREHHQYQHHHGGKLPMSTSSSSGMLHSANTSSSRLSCIPQVEKMATAFSEAMATSKGNYMDVRTGGVGDGGHGGMRGEDLRDDDGTDVGDDSDDDGHGSASEISTIAMEVDKVNQIINNCIDALKLDAAVAASGASTNPTASSNPTSPPPTSASALTRGLIPLSQGVTETCQVIAPNKIPPPPPLPALNAPLSERPGISGGGFVISPPYRPPPPATAVRPIQRQMSADAAVVIVNAVKKQCSTTSCSSMGRDRDRGGARVYSLDVPEPRSPDACNQQQQQYQDRASPLGCGEPLERLPLVGSGSCGGGGGGGCDSGGVGAHHQDSQKPHHYHQQQQMQQQQQQQQQQQQQQQQQQQLEVQQDYHCSEHRHSVPALYYEGSHQGSPAQRVSFLKPLTRSRRDAASYSQLSPARNHSSYSGYSSSPEYSSESSLRIWERFRPYRKGQRDEACYVTAGNALRKKVQFAKGEDLHDILDYWKGVSAQQKL, encoded by the exons ATGCAAGGTGCTTCTACCACCCCCATTCTGCTtattcttccctccctcctatTCTTCTCCTACTTGCCCAACATGGCCAGCGGAGACTGCTGGCTCATTGAGGGGGACAAAGGCTACGTGTGGCTGGCTATCTGCAGTCAGAACCAGCCGCCTTACGAGACCATCCCgcagcacatcaacaacacGGTCCACGACTTGAGACTGAATGAGAACAAGCTGAAAGCTGTGCTCTTCAGCTCCATGTACCGCTTCACCAATCTGACCGACCTCAACCTGACCAAGAACGAAATCAGCTACATTGAGGATGGAACCTTCGCAGGACAAGCCAACCTACAG GTTTTACAGTTGGGCTACAACAAGTTGACAAACTTAACTGAGGGCATGATGAGAGGCCTGGGCCGCATGCAATGCCTCTTCCTCCAGCACAACCTCATTGAGGTAATTTCCAGCAATGCATTCTGGGAGTGCCCTAGCCTAAGCAGCATTGACCTGTCGTCCAACAAACTTGCCCGCATTGATCCATCCACTTTCACTGTTCTAATGCGCCTAATGGTGTGTGAGCTGGCAGCAAATCCATTCCACTGTGGATGCGATCTTTACAGCTTCCTAACCTGGTTGGAATCCTTCAACAACGTCACACACACCTATGACCGTCTCCAGTGTGAGACACCGAGAGAGATGCTTGGCTACCCCTTACTTAGTCCTATAGCTGCTGGCCATGCTGGTCGAAATGCCAAAAACATATTGAACCATCACTGCCGGGATGGAGTTATGATTCCAGGGATGACCTCTCTCCCACCAGATATGGATGGTTCTTCCGGGATGGGGCCAGAGATGTTTGGTGGTGCCGGGCCGTACCACCAGCCCACCACCTCTTCATCATCTACTGAACTCAGTGTTCCCAGTATCAAGCTCCATCATGTCTCTTTGTCATCAGCTTCTCTCCTTGTGCAGATTCCAAGGCCCTACAGCAAAATGTATATTCTGACCCAATACAACCAGACATTCGTGTCTGATGTCATGAATTTGAAGAACAAGAAGGAGATGATTACCCTCAACAAGCTCAAGCCGCACAACAATTACACATTTTGTGTCGGATCCATTCGCAACTCTCAACGTTATAACCACACCTGCCTCCAGTTTTCCACTCGGGCTCAAAATCAAGACGACATGCTCCCCACACCTTCCACCACCACTCACTACATAATGACTATTGTGGGCTGCCTTTTTGGCATGCTCATTGTTTTAGGCTTTGTCTACTATTGTCTGCGTAAGAAGCGGAGGCAtgatgagaagaagaagtcGATCTGTGTCAAGAAAACAATACTGGAAATGCGCTATGGACCCgaggtggcagcagcagtgggaaacGATCCATCGGCAGTCCATAAGCTCCAGGAGCAGTCCAGAGAACATCACCAGTATCAGCATCACCACGGGGGCAAACTTCCCATGTCCACATCCTCCAGCTCAGGAATGCTCCACTCAGCCAACACCAGTTCCTCCAGACTTTCCTGTATCCCACAAGTGGAAAAGATGGCCACTGCCTTTTCAGAGGCCATGGCTACAAGTAAAGGAAACTATATGGATGTCAGAACTGGAGGGGTAGGAGATGGTGGGCatggagggatgaggggggAAGACTTGAGGGACGATGATGGAACTGATGTTGGGGATGACTCCGATGATGACGGCCATGGCTCTGCATCAGAGATATCCACCATTGCGATGGAGGTAGACAAGGTTAACCAGATTATCAACAACTGCATTGATGCACTGAAATTAGACGCAGCAGTTGCTGCTTCTGGGGCCTCTACTAACCCTACAGCCTCCTCCAatcccacctctcctccccccacCAGTGCATCCGCCCTTACTCGTGGCTTAATCCCACTCTCCCAAGGGGTTACAGAGACTTGCCAAGTCATAGCTCCTAACAAAAtacccccaccacctccactacctgcCTTGAATGCCCCTCTCTCTGAGCGCCCAGGGATCAGTGGTGGTGGCTTTGTCATCAGTCCCCCCTACAGGCCCCCTCCTCCAGCCACTGCTGTACGTCCAATTCAGCGACAAATGAGTGCAGATGCAGCTGTGGTTATTGTGAATGCTGTCAAGAAACAGTGCAGCACCACCTCTTGTAGTTCCATGGGTCGGGACAGGGACCGTGGAGGAGCGAGGGTGTACAGCCTGGATGTTCCTGAACCTAGGAGTCCAGATGCATGTaatcaacaacagcagcagtacCAAGACAGGGCCAGTCCCTTGGGATGTGGGGAGCCCCTAGAGCGCCTGCCTTTAGTGGGGAGTGGGAGCTGTGGTGGAGGGGGTGGCGGTGGTTGCGACAGTGGTGGTGTTGGTGCCCATCATCAGGACAGTCAAAAGCCGCACCATTACCATCAACAGCAGCAaatgcaacagcagcagcagcagcagcaacaacagcagcagcagcagcagcagcagcagcagctggaggtgcAGCAGGACTACCACTGCTCGGAGCACCGCCACTCTGTCCCAGCTCTCTACTATGAAGGCTCCCACCAGGGCTCCCCAGCTCAGAGGGTTTCATTCCTAAAGCCTCTGACGCGTTCAAGGAGGGATGCAGCATCCTACTCCCAGCTTTCGCCTGCCCGCAACCATTCCAGTTACTCTGGCTATTCCTCCAGCCCAGAGTACTCCTCAGAGAGCTCACTGCGCATCTGGGAGCGCTTCCGTCCCTACCGGAAAGGCCAGCGTGATGAGGCCTGTTATGTGACAGCCGGAAATGCCCTTCGAAAAAAGGTGCAGTTCGCCAAAGGCGAGGACCTGCATGACATCCTTGATTATTGGAAAGGTGTGTCAGCACAGCAGAAGCTGTGA